A single window of Paenibacillus sp. FSL H8-0537 DNA harbors:
- a CDS encoding flavin reductase family protein, translated as MVTIDPSERSARDNYKLLSGSVIPRPIAFVTTLSSEGVLNAAPYSYFNIVSSNPPLLSVSVQRKQGGQQKDTARNAIETGSFVVHIADQSYIEQLNVTAANLPPEESEVAAAGLTPVPSVRIAVPGIAEAKIRMECVLEKAIPLGGTDDAPACDLLIGKVVFYHLDETVYDERGCIDSGRLAPIARLAGSDYAGLGERFSIDRPTS; from the coding sequence ATGGTAACCATTGATCCGTCTGAGCGCTCGGCCCGCGACAATTATAAGCTGCTTTCGGGCAGCGTTATACCGCGGCCGATTGCTTTCGTAACGACGCTGTCGTCAGAAGGCGTACTCAATGCTGCGCCATATAGCTACTTCAATATTGTATCGTCCAATCCGCCGCTGTTATCGGTTTCGGTACAGCGGAAGCAGGGCGGACAGCAGAAGGATACCGCCCGCAATGCGATCGAGACAGGCTCATTCGTTGTGCATATTGCCGACCAATCGTATATTGAACAGCTGAACGTAACGGCGGCAAATCTTCCACCGGAGGAAAGCGAGGTCGCAGCAGCAGGACTTACGCCTGTTCCAAGCGTTCGCATTGCCGTGCCTGGTATAGCTGAAGCGAAAATTCGGATGGAATGCGTGCTTGAGAAAGCTATTCCGCTCGGCGGAACAGACGATGCTCCCGCTTGCGATTTGCTGATCGGCAAGGTGGTATTCTATCATCTGGACGAGACGGTTTACGACGAGCGCGGTTGTATTGACTCAGGTCGGCTTGCGCCTATTGCCAGGCTTGCGGGCAGCGATTATGCGGGCCTTGGCGAACGTTTCTCCATTGATCGTCCGACCTCGTAA
- a CDS encoding alpha/beta hydrolase: MKHIYQQGTNAAAPVLVLLHGTGGTERDLLPLAGRIDPTASVLSIRGNVLENGMSRYFRRLAEGVFDEEDLVLRTKELHDFLDQAAVDYGFDRENLVAIGYSNGANIAGSLMFHYKDAFRGAILHHPMVPLRSVELPVMTGISCFIGAGRNDQMCPPQETEELQAMLSGAGAVVSVHWENYGHQLTGSEVEAAAAWYAEVICP; encoded by the coding sequence ATGAAGCATATTTATCAGCAAGGTACGAATGCAGCGGCGCCAGTTTTGGTGCTGCTGCACGGTACCGGAGGAACGGAAAGAGATTTGCTGCCGCTGGCTGGCCGGATTGATCCTACAGCATCGGTGCTCAGCATAAGAGGAAACGTACTTGAAAATGGGATGTCCCGCTATTTCCGCAGACTCGCCGAAGGTGTGTTTGACGAGGAGGATTTGGTGCTTCGTACGAAGGAGCTACATGATTTTCTGGATCAGGCGGCCGTTGACTATGGCTTTGATCGTGAAAACCTCGTCGCCATCGGTTACTCCAATGGCGCCAACATTGCGGGCAGCCTGATGTTCCATTACAAGGATGCTTTCCGCGGCGCGATTTTGCATCACCCGATGGTTCCGCTTCGCAGCGTCGAGCTTCCCGTTATGACCGGTATTTCCTGCTTCATCGGAGCAGGCCGCAATGACCAGATGTGCCCGCCGCAGGAGACGGAAGAGCTGCAAGCGATGCTGTCCGGCGCAGGTGCTGTGGTTAGCGTACATTGGGAAAACTATGGCCATCAGTTGACGGGCAGCGAGGTTGAAGCAGCGGCAGCTTGGTATGCTGAGGTCATCTGCCCATGA
- a CDS encoding ring-cleaving dioxygenase, with translation MTQQTAGIHHITAFVSSAQATVTFYAGVLAQRLVKKTINFDAPEVYHLYFGDQAGSPGTIMTFFPFAHGRKGVIGGGQVGVTTYVVPAGALDFWKERLAKYEVPFTETERFGESYVQFVDPDGLQLELVAREEGPLSDWSYAGVPTDKAIKGFGGAILYSSAPQKTFRLLEEVMGLSKIGEDAGYARFRSSADIGNIIDLPIERVEPGHGGSGTVHHIAWRAKDDAEHALWRSHVETNGYHPTPIIDRQYFHAIYFREEGGILFEIATDPPGFARDEEPEHLGEKLMLPEWFEQHREDIVRLLPPIQLP, from the coding sequence ATGACACAACAAACAGCAGGCATTCACCACATTACAGCTTTCGTATCTAGCGCACAAGCAACGGTTACTTTCTACGCGGGCGTACTTGCCCAGAGGCTCGTGAAAAAAACAATCAACTTCGATGCTCCGGAAGTGTATCATCTGTATTTCGGAGACCAAGCCGGCAGCCCAGGCACGATCATGACCTTTTTCCCTTTTGCACACGGTCGTAAAGGTGTGATTGGCGGCGGACAGGTTGGGGTAACCACTTATGTTGTTCCTGCGGGAGCGCTGGATTTTTGGAAAGAGCGTTTGGCAAAATATGAAGTACCATTTACCGAAACAGAGCGGTTCGGCGAGTCGTATGTCCAATTCGTTGATCCTGATGGCTTGCAGCTTGAGCTTGTAGCTCGGGAGGAAGGCCCGCTGAGCGACTGGTCTTATGCGGGAGTACCGACAGACAAAGCCATTAAAGGCTTTGGCGGCGCAATTTTGTACAGCTCTGCTCCGCAAAAAACGTTCCGTTTGCTGGAAGAGGTAATGGGACTGAGCAAAATCGGTGAGGATGCTGGTTATGCGCGTTTCAGATCATCGGCAGATATCGGCAATATCATTGATCTTCCGATTGAGCGGGTCGAGCCTGGCCATGGCGGTTCCGGTACGGTGCATCATATTGCATGGCGTGCGAAAGATGATGCAGAGCATGCACTTTGGAGAAGCCATGTAGAGACAAATGGCTACCACCCTACACCAATAATTGACAGACAATATTTCCATGCGATTTATTTCCGCGAAGAAGGCGGCATATTATTCGAGATTGCGACAGATCCTCCAGGCTTTGCACGTGACGAGGAGCCGGAACATCTCGGTGAAAAATTGATGCTGCCAGAATGGTTTGAACAGCATCGCGAGGACATTGTGCGGCTGCTGCCGCCTATCCAATTACCGTAA
- the pepT gene encoding peptidase T, giving the protein MKQELMERFISYVKVNTQSDDRSETCPTTPGQLVLADQLVEELLKIGMEEVTVDENGYVMATLPANTDKTVPTIGFLAHIDTALDFTGENVKPQVVENYDGGDIVLNEALSIVLSPFASPELSQYVGHTLITTDGTTLLGADNKAGIAEIMTAMVYLIQHPEVKHGKIRVAFTPDEEIGRGPHRFDVAAFGADYAYTMDGGPLGELQYESFNAAAAHIICKGTNVHPGTAKGKMVHSAKIAMELHSQLPAEEAPEFTEGYEGFYHLIQMSGDVEKSELRYIIRDFDQEGFAGRKQRLADIVSGLKLKYGESSVELNIRDQYFNMRDKIEPVIGIVNQAKLAMENLGIKPDIKPIRGGTDGSQLSYMGLPTPNVFTGGENYHGRYEYASVDNMLKAVQVIVEIAKLAEAEA; this is encoded by the coding sequence ATGAAACAGGAACTGATGGAGCGCTTTATTTCTTATGTTAAAGTGAATACGCAATCCGATGACCGCAGCGAGACTTGTCCGACGACCCCAGGGCAGTTGGTGCTTGCCGACCAATTGGTGGAAGAACTGCTGAAGATCGGCATGGAGGAGGTAACCGTCGATGAGAACGGCTATGTGATGGCTACACTGCCTGCCAATACGGACAAAACGGTGCCGACGATTGGCTTTCTCGCCCATATCGATACCGCGCTGGATTTCACCGGTGAAAATGTAAAGCCGCAAGTGGTCGAAAACTACGACGGCGGCGATATTGTCCTGAACGAAGCGTTGTCCATCGTATTGTCTCCATTCGCTTCGCCTGAGCTGAGCCAATATGTGGGGCATACGCTGATTACGACTGACGGTACGACGCTGCTGGGCGCCGACAACAAAGCGGGCATTGCCGAAATTATGACAGCGATGGTGTATTTGATTCAGCATCCTGAAGTGAAGCATGGGAAAATCCGCGTCGCCTTTACGCCGGATGAGGAAATCGGCCGCGGGCCGCATCGTTTCGACGTTGCTGCCTTCGGTGCAGATTATGCCTATACGATGGATGGCGGACCGCTTGGCGAGCTGCAATACGAAAGCTTTAATGCTGCGGCCGCCCACATTATTTGCAAAGGCACGAACGTGCATCCCGGCACGGCTAAGGGCAAAATGGTCCATTCGGCGAAAATCGCCATGGAATTGCACAGTCAGCTTCCTGCTGAAGAAGCGCCGGAATTTACTGAAGGCTATGAAGGCTTTTATCATTTGATTCAAATGAGCGGCGATGTGGAGAAGTCCGAGCTGCGCTATATTATTCGCGACTTTGATCAAGAAGGGTTTGCTGGCCGCAAGCAGAGGCTTGCGGACATCGTCAGCGGACTTAAGCTCAAATATGGCGAGTCCAGCGTAGAGCTGAACATTCGGGATCAATATTTTAATATGCGGGATAAAATCGAGCCGGTTATCGGCATCGTTAATCAAGCAAAGCTGGCGATGGAAAACCTCGGCATCAAGCCGGATATTAAGCCGATTCGCGGCGGTACCGATGGCTCGCAGCTTTCCTATATGGGGCTTCCTACGCCTAATGTGTTCACTGGCGGCGAGAACTATCATGGCCGTTACGAATATGCTTCGGTGGATAATATGCTGAAAGCCGTCCAGGTCATCGTGGAGATTGCTAAGCTGGCGGAAGCAGAAGCTTAA
- a CDS encoding MarR family transcriptional regulator, translated as MKEADSKTKVSPQEAEDSALKLYIALNRASQWINAHGDRDIRKHGLNRTEFGVLEMLYHKGAQPLQQIGGKVLMSSGNITYVIDKLEKKQLVQRRASADDRRLIFAEITSYGTQFIEEVFPAHATIIKEAVSGLTLEEQKLASVLLKKLGRHAQDAFK; from the coding sequence ATGAAAGAGGCAGACAGCAAGACGAAAGTGTCACCGCAGGAAGCCGAAGACAGCGCCTTGAAGCTCTACATTGCGCTCAACCGGGCCAGCCAATGGATTAACGCCCACGGCGACCGGGACATTCGCAAACATGGCTTGAATCGTACCGAATTCGGCGTACTGGAAATGTTGTATCACAAGGGTGCACAGCCTTTGCAGCAAATTGGCGGCAAGGTGCTGATGAGCAGCGGCAACATTACCTACGTAATAGATAAGCTTGAGAAGAAGCAGCTCGTGCAGCGCAGAGCTTCGGCTGATGATCGCCGGCTCATCTTCGCAGAAATAACGAGCTATGGCACGCAGTTTATTGAGGAAGTATTCCCGGCACATGCAACTATTATTAAAGAAGCGGTTAGCGGCTTGACGTTAGAGGAACAGAAGCTGGCGAGCGTGCTGCTCAAGAAGCTCGGAAGACACGCGCAGGATGCATTTAAGTAG
- a CDS encoding DUF1697 domain-containing protein yields MAIYIALLRGINVGGHKIIKMQDLQRMFEQLGVQQVKTYIQSGNVLFESDAPADQLRQQIQQEIMAVFGFDVPVVIRTNTELAAIVASSPFDADQLQAGENIYVALLADTPTEEGKQRLLACSSEVDDYRLHDSEVYIYCRQSVRKSMFSNNLLEKKLGVSATSRNWQTMNKLLSLTASMEERLNGE; encoded by the coding sequence ATGGCCATTTATATAGCATTGCTACGTGGCATTAATGTCGGCGGGCATAAAATCATCAAAATGCAGGACTTGCAGCGGATGTTTGAGCAGCTTGGCGTGCAGCAGGTCAAAACGTACATTCAAAGCGGAAATGTGCTGTTCGAGTCGGATGCTCCAGCCGATCAGCTGCGCCAGCAAATTCAGCAGGAGATTATGGCGGTATTCGGATTCGACGTTCCAGTCGTCATACGTACCAACACCGAGCTGGCGGCGATTGTCGCAAGCAGCCCTTTTGATGCAGATCAGCTTCAGGCGGGTGAAAATATTTATGTCGCGCTGCTCGCTGACACGCCTACTGAAGAAGGAAAGCAGCGGCTGCTCGCCTGCAGCAGCGAGGTGGACGACTATCGCCTGCACGATAGCGAAGTGTATATTTATTGCCGTCAAAGCGTGCGCAAGTCGATGTTTTCGAATAATTTATTGGAAAAAAAGCTCGGCGTGTCCGCCACTTCGCGCAACTGGCAGACGATGAACAAGCTGCTTAGCCTCACTGCCAGCATGGAGGAACGACTCAATGGCGAATAG
- a CDS encoding LLM class flavin-dependent oxidoreductase, whose protein sequence is MTHSHTVPLSILDLAPVVEGGNATDAFKNTRDLAQHAERWGYQRYWLAEHHNMQGIASAATSVLIGYVAEGTHTIRVGSGGIMLPNHAPLMIAEQFGTLASMYPRRIDLGLGRAPGSDQATARALRRGLNSNNGQDFPELLGELRSFLNPSIEEGVPAVRAFPGEGLDIPIWLLGSSGFSAQLAGQLGLPFAFASHFAPDYLMQALQLYRSSFRPSAALEQPHVMIGVNILAADTDEEARFLASSQEQQFLNLIRGQTSKLKPPVANMDELWNEQEKVVVRSKFSFGAAGSKETVRRRIADIIEKTGADELMITGSAYEHQARLRSFELIAEIRNEG, encoded by the coding sequence ATGACCCATTCACATACCGTTCCTCTTTCCATTCTTGATTTGGCTCCCGTTGTTGAAGGCGGCAATGCAACCGACGCTTTCAAAAATACACGCGATCTCGCCCAGCATGCTGAGCGTTGGGGCTATCAGCGCTATTGGCTGGCTGAGCATCACAATATGCAAGGCATTGCCAGCGCTGCTACCTCCGTTCTCATCGGTTATGTTGCCGAAGGCACCCATACGATCCGCGTCGGCTCCGGTGGTATTATGCTGCCCAACCATGCGCCGCTTATGATAGCCGAGCAATTCGGCACACTTGCCTCGATGTATCCAAGGCGCATTGATCTAGGACTTGGGCGTGCGCCAGGCTCTGACCAAGCAACTGCCCGCGCGCTTCGCCGTGGACTTAATAGCAATAACGGCCAGGACTTCCCTGAGCTGCTTGGCGAACTCCGCAGCTTTCTAAACCCTTCTATAGAAGAAGGTGTTCCTGCAGTTCGCGCTTTTCCAGGCGAAGGACTCGATATTCCGATCTGGCTGCTAGGCTCCAGCGGCTTTAGCGCTCAGTTGGCAGGGCAGCTCGGCCTGCCGTTTGCTTTCGCCAGCCATTTTGCGCCGGACTATTTAATGCAGGCTTTGCAATTGTATCGCAGCAGCTTCCGACCTTCGGCAGCACTGGAGCAGCCGCATGTCATGATTGGCGTAAACATTCTCGCGGCCGATACGGATGAAGAAGCACGCTTCCTCGCCTCCTCGCAGGAGCAGCAGTTCCTGAACCTCATCCGCGGCCAGACGAGCAAGCTGAAGCCGCCCGTTGCGAATATGGATGAGCTGTGGAATGAACAGGAGAAGGTTGTCGTCCGCAGCAAATTCAGCTTCGGCGCAGCCGGAAGCAAGGAAACGGTACGCCGCAGAATCGCCGACATTATTGAAAAGACAGGTGCTGATGAGCTGATGATAACTGGCTCTGCTTATGAGCATCAGGCACGCCTTCGCTCTTTTGAATTGATTGCTGAGATTAGGAACGAGGGCTAA